The Quatrionicoccus australiensis nucleotide sequence TTGTAATCGTTATTTATCCGCAAGATAACGGGAATCATCAAAAGTAATAACCCAATCTGGCCGATAAACGACAAATAGCGTCATTAACATCCCCGAAAGCCACGCCTCAGAGAATCCCAAAAGCATGAAATATGGGAAATACTCAGCAATTAAGTACTCCCAAGTGTAAACACCGGAAAAAAACAGAAAAACAGTAATGGAAAAACCAACGGCAATAATTGTCAGGGCCGCCCCAAGAAAAGCATTGACGAAAATAAAGACGAAAAAATGTGGCGGCAGGAGTCGAACAATCGCGCGGTGACAAAGCTGCGCAAACACGACACCACCACCGGCCAGCAATAACGCGTTGGCCGCGTAAGCAAATTGGCCGGCTGCGCCATTCAGGGTAATGCCGGCAAGCACCAAGCAAAGACCGACAAAGGCCAGATGTGGCCCAAAACTCAGGGCAAAGACCGTGGCACCAAGCAAATGAAAGCCGAGCCCGGGTTTGACCCCGGCTTTCAGGCTCCAGATCAGGGTCAGCAAGACCACCATGCCCAGCCAAACATTCAGCAAATCAGGGGACTTCAGCCGCCCCCACGGCGCCCGGAAAAGACTGCGGGCGAAAAGTGGAAGCCAGATGACCCAAGCCATCCAGTACCACGTTTCGCCCAGCAGATTGTCCGGTAGATTCACCCGGCTATTCTAGTACTGGCTCTTGCTTTTTTGCTATCAGCCGAGTGCAGCGCCCAGCTGGGGAACCACTTCGAACAGGTCACCGACCAGGCCGTAATCGGCGACCTGGAAGATCGGGGCATCCGGATCCTTGTTGATCGCGACGATCACCCTCGAATCCTTCATGCCGGCCAGGT carries:
- a CDS encoding energy-coupling factor ABC transporter permease, translated to MNLPDNLLGETWYWMAWVIWLPLFARSLFRAPWGRLKSPDLLNVWLGMVVLLTLIWSLKAGVKPGLGFHLLGATVFALSFGPHLAFVGLCLVLAGITLNGAAGQFAYAANALLLAGGGVVFAQLCHRAIVRLLPPHFFVFIFVNAFLGAALTIIAVGFSITVFLFFSGVYTWEYLIAEYFPYFMLLGFSEAWLSGMLMTLFVVYRPDWVITFDDSRYLADK